A region from the Lolium perenne isolate Kyuss_39 chromosome 4, Kyuss_2.0, whole genome shotgun sequence genome encodes:
- the LOC127295154 gene encoding receptor-like protein EIX1, which yields MHRSIARLVLLLAIAAVSSGFFVVAHASCWPHERDALLAFKQGIINDTYGVLASWQKRRHDCCRWTGVTCSNETGHVTELDLGETGLVGQISPSLLSLQYLETSLMHGPNGRIFPEFLCSLHNLRHLDISYTHFSGRVPAQLANLSKLDYLDLSGTLLSGILPPQLGNLSNLRHLRLSFMENIHTADISWLTHLHFLEYVDLSDINLSAVDVFLVANTIPTLKALILINCSLPNANQTLTHLNLTKLENLDLSINYLGHPIETCWFWNIKKHQGPITRFRDGASF from the coding sequence ATGCATCGCTCAATCGCCAGGCTCGTCTTGCTCCTTGCCATTGCCGCCGTGTCCAGCGGCTTCTTCGTCGTTGCCCATGCGAGCTGCTGGCCGCACGAGAGGGACGCGTTGCTGGCCTTCAAGCAAGGCATCATCAACGACACCTACGGCGTCCTCGCCTCGTGGCAAAAACGGCGCCATGACTGCTGCCGCTGGACAGGCGTCACCTGCAGCAACGAAACCGGCCATGTGACCGAGCTCGACCTTGGTGAAACGGGTTTGGTCGGCCAGATAAGTCCTTCCTTGCTTTCTCTCCAGTATCTCGAGACATCCCTGATGCATGGACCTAATGGTCGTATTTTCCCTGAATTCTTGTGTTCTTTACACAACTTGAGACATCTCGATATCTCGTACACACACTTTTCTGGTAGAGTGCCTGCTCAGCTTGCCAACCTTTCAAAGTTGGACTACCTCGACCTCTCCGGCACGCTCTTGTCCGGTATACTGCCGCCTCAGCTCGGAAACCTTTCAAACTTGCGACACCTTCGCCTCAGTTTCATGGAAAATATACACACAGCGGATATCTCATGGTTAACTCATCTGCATTTCCTGGAATATGTTGATTTGAGTGACATAAATCTCAGCGCCGTTGATGTGTTCCTTGTGGCAAACACAATTCCAACTCTAAAGGCCCTTATTCTTATCAACTGCTCACTTCCAAATGCAAACCAGACGCTCACACACCTAAACCTCACAAAACTTGAGAACCTTGATCTCTCCATAAACTATTTGGGCCATCCAATTGAAACCTGCTGGTTTTGGAACATAAAAAAGCATCAAGGACCTATCACTCGTTTCAGGGACGGAGCCAGCTTTTGA